The window GTCATGAGTGAACTCAACGAACTTTATTTCGAGAACTATGTTAAAGCCAACGGGCTAGATATCGATCAACTTTACGCCGAAGGCGATCGTCGACTCTCGGAAAAGATAGAAATCCTTAAGCATCGACCAGATATCAAAATTGCCGAGTTCGGGACGCGTCGACGCTTTAGTTATGCTTGGCAGAAACACGTCTTAGAGAGGCTAGTTCGAGAGTGTCCAGACAATCTGATCGGCACCTCGAACCTTGCGCTTGCCGAAGAATTTAATCTGATGCCGATCGGCACCTTCGCTCATGAACTTCCGATGGTTTATGCAGCCTACGAAGATATGGCTGGCGATAACCCACTCGACGGACAAGCAAAAGTTCTGAAAGATTGGCGCGAACTCTACGACAACAACCTATCAACTGCTCTAACCGACACCTTTGGCAGCGATCTGTTCTTTGCCGAATTCGATCGAGACCTAGCCTTAGTATGGCAAGGCTTGCGCCACGACTCTGGCGATCCATTCAAGTTTGGTGAGCAAGCAATTGCTCTGTACCAAGGCTACGGTATAGACCCTCGCGAAAAAACTATCGTCTTTAGTGATGGGTTAGACATTGACATGATTGTTCGCCTCGCCGATCATTTCAAAGACCGCATCAAGGTGGTCTTTGGCTGGGGAACCGATCTAACCAACGATCTTGGCCTACCCGCCAATAATATCGTAATGAAAGCAGTTCGCTTGTTCTGGGCAGGGACAGTAAAGCTCAGTGATGCACTCGGCAAGCACACGGGTTTTGCTGCAGACGTGGCACGATATCAGCGCTTAAAACAAACCATATTGCACCAATTGGAGGTAGTAACCGTATGACCAACTTAGAAAAACGCGAAGCTGTCAAAGCTTTCAGTCTGGCTAATATACCCATCAGTCTCGCCAATCATGACCCATATGCCCGAATTCAACGATATCATGGCCTGCCTGGTGAAGATATCCTAGACCCATGCTACTTTGCTGGTCAGCACTGCGAACTACCAACAGACATTAGCTCACAACTTGCAGATTACGATTACAAGTTTGGATACGACCTAGCAGGAAGACCGCTACACCCATGGATCAACGAACTGATAAAAGTCTCGGGAGTCGTAACTGGTACCGGTGAATACTGGCTATGGGGGCCTAATGAAACTGTCGATCCAGTTATCATCACGTGCGAACCCGAGCCGAAATTACTTCTAATAATGCGGAGATCTGGTCGTTGGGCTCTCCCTGGTGGTTTTCGTGAAGGGATGGAGGTAGTCGATGGCTGCGTTAAGGAGACAGCTGAGGAGACGAACCTGATATTAACACAAACCGAAATAGACACTGCGCAGACGATATATGATGGAATTGTGGCTGATGGTCGAGTCACGGCAAACGCCTGGGCACACACCCATGCGATGCTGTTTAGACCAGAGGCAGCCAGACCGGTTGTTGGCGGTGATGATGCGATTGATGCTAGGTGGTTCTCGACAGATGAGTGGCAAAAAATACTAGGCGGATCGCACCGAAAGATAGTAGAATTTGCCTTCGAAGACCTAAATACATGATAAATAAACTCCAGAAACCTCATACAGACTATTTGCTGAGTCTGACGACTCCAGACAAGATCAAGCCGGCCGAAGGCGGGCATATGGCTTACTATCGTCTAATTGCACAGTTAGATG of the Candidatus Nomurabacteria bacterium genome contains:
- a CDS encoding NUDIX domain-containing protein, translating into MTNLEKREAVKAFSLANIPISLANHDPYARIQRYHGLPGEDILDPCYFAGQHCELPTDISSQLADYDYKFGYDLAGRPLHPWINELIKVSGVVTGTGEYWLWGPNETVDPVIITCEPEPKLLLIMRRSGRWALPGGFREGMEVVDGCVKETAEETNLILTQTEIDTAQTIYDGIVADGRVTANAWAHTHAMLFRPEAARPVVGGDDAIDARWFSTDEWQKILGGSHRKIVEFAFEDLNT
- the pncB gene encoding nicotinate phosphoribosyltransferase yields the protein MQATRPNRISQGLDYYKPTMSQLAYIKHPDAEVTFELKNRGANRLLDYVPITDLAARLAIYQSGFTQAEVDFLATHERRDGQPLFRPGFLEYLLANDLPPVDIHTAGDRDDLQITATGSWPMVTFWETVVMSELNELYFENYVKANGLDIDQLYAEGDRRLSEKIEILKHRPDIKIAEFGTRRRFSYAWQKHVLERLVRECPDNLIGTSNLALAEEFNLMPIGTFAHELPMVYAAYEDMAGDNPLDGQAKVLKDWRELYDNNLSTALTDTFGSDLFFAEFDRDLALVWQGLRHDSGDPFKFGEQAIALYQGYGIDPREKTIVFSDGLDIDMIVRLADHFKDRIKVVFGWGTDLTNDLGLPANNIVMKAVRLFWAGTVKLSDALGKHTGFAADVARYQRLKQTILHQLEVVTV